A genomic window from Salvia splendens isolate huo1 chromosome 11, SspV2, whole genome shotgun sequence includes:
- the LOC121756103 gene encoding LRR receptor-like serine/threonine-protein kinase FEI 1, with translation MGCFPVNYWLLLSWILLLYNLAKELEALSLDGQALVSFRTAIISPDGILQQWRPEDEDPCRWRGVRCDLKSKRVTALILSNHKLSGPISADIGKLENLQLLALHDNNFYGAIPPELGNCTQLQSMYLQGNYFSGPIPSELGNLSQLENLDVSSNSLSGTIPASLGNLNKLSSFNVSTNFLVGPIPSEGILANFQTNSFVGNRGLCGKQIQVCRSNASGSSSTSHPTDSAPFQAKKKYSGRLLISALATMGALLLIALMCFWGCFLYKKLGKNDRKGLAVDVGEGTSVVIFHGDLPYSSKDIIKKLETLNEEHVIGAGGFGTVYKLTMDDGNVFSLKRISKVNGGFNRFFERELEILGSIKHRYLVNLRGYCNSPTSQLLIYDFLSGGSLDEALQERAEQLDWETRLNIIMGAAKGLAYLHHDCSPRIIHRDIKSSNILLDGNFDARVSDFGLAKLLKDEESHITTIVAGTFGYLAPEYMQSGRATQKSDVYSFGVLLLEIVSGKRPTDASFIEKGLNIVGWLNFLASEDRRREIVDLQCERVQAESFDALLAVAAQCVSSCPEDRPTMQQVVQILESEIMTPCPSDFYDSSSD, from the exons ATGGGCTGCTTCCCTGTGAATTATTGGCTGTTGCTTTCATGGATTCTATTGCTTTACAATCTGGCAAAAGAGCTCGAAGCTCTCAGCCTCGATG GTCAGGCTCTTGTCAGTTTTAGGACAGCGATAATTAGTCCAGATGGTATTCTGCAGCAGTGGAGACCAGAGGATGAAGACCCATGCAGGTGGAGGGGAGTAAGATGCGACTTGAAGTCAAAGAGAGTAACAGCCTT GATCCTTTCGAACCACAAATTGAGTGGACCTATATCCGCTGACATTGGAAAATTAGAAAACCTGCAACTTCT AGCTCTTCATGACAACAATTTTTATGGGGCAATCCCTCCAGAACTTGGGAACTGTACACAGCTGCAGTCCAT GTATTTACAAGGTAACTACTTTAGTGGACCAATTCCAAGCGAGCTTGGGAATCTGTCTCAGCTTGAAAATTT GGATGTCTCGAGCAATTCTCTTAGTGGAACAATTCCTGCTTCACTTGGAAATCTGAACAAGCTTTCAAGTTT CAATGTTTCAACAAATTTTCTTGTGGGGCCTATACCTTCTGAGGGTATTCTTGCAAACTTCCAGACTAATTC CTTCGTAGGAAACCGGGGGTTGTGTGGCAAGCAAATCCAAGTATGCAGGAGTAATGCTAGTGGTTCTTCCTCGACTTCACACCCTACAGATTCAG CTCCATTCCAAGCCAAGAAGAAATATTCGGGGAGGCTTCTTATCAGTGCACTGGCCACCATGGGTGCCTTGCTTCTGATAGCCCTCATGTGCTTCTGGGGTTGTTTTCTGTATAAGAAGCTTGGTAAAAACGACCGAAAAGGCCTTGCTGTGGATGTTGGTGAAG GAACCTCAGTTGTCATATTTCATGGAGACCTGCCCTATTCTTCAAAGGACATCATCAAAAAATTGGAGACTTTAAATGAAGAGCATGTAATTGGTGCGGGCGGATTTGGTACTGTTTACAAGCTCACAATGGATGATGGCAATGTGTTTTCCTTAAAAAGGATTTCAAAGGTCAATGGAGGCTTTAATCGCTTTTTTGAGAGAGAGCTAGAAATACTTGGAAGCATCAAACACAGATACCTTGTGAACCTACGAGGATACTGCAACTCCCCAACATCACAATTGTTAATATATGATTTTTTATCAGGAGGCAGCCTTGATGAAGCACTACAGG AGAGAGCGGAACAACTTGACTGGGAGACACGATTAAATATTATTATGGGAGCTGCAAAGGGCCTAGCCTACCTGCATCATGATTGTTCACCTAGAATAATTCACCGTGACATAAAGTCAAGCAACATTTTGCTTGATGGAAATTTTGATGCTAGAGTTTCTGACTTCGGATTGGCTAAACTATTGAAGGACGAGGAATCCCACATCACAACCATTGTTGCTGGGACATTTGGTTATCTGGCTCCAG AGTACATGCAGAGTGGTAGAGCTACTCAAAAGTCTGATGTTTATAGTTTTGGTGTTCTCTTGCTTGAAATTGTGAGTGGAAAGCGGCCTACAGATGCATCTTTCATCGAAAAGGGCCTTAACATTGTCGGATGG TTAAATTTTCTGGCTTCCGAGGACAGACGGCGAGAAATAGTCGATCTACAGTGTGAAAGAGTGCAGGCCGAAAGCTTCGATGCCCTACTTGCAGTCGCCGCCCAATGTGTTTCTTCATGCCCCGAGGATCGTCCCACAATGCAGCAAGTAGTTCAAATTCTTGAATCTGAAATCATGACTCCGTGCCCTAGTGATTTCTACGACTCGAGCTCCGACTGA